Genomic window (Dolosigranulum savutiense):
TGTTCAAAATATCCATATCAAAAAAGGAGAAATCTATGGCTTCCTAGGGCCAAATGGTGCCGGAAAATCAACAATGATGAAAATATTATTATCATTGGTAAAGCCAGATGACAGTCACGTGACCATCTTTGGCCAGCAGTTAGGGACGCAGACGGATTATTTAAATAAAATTGGCTCTTTAATCGAAGAACCGTCGTATTATCCTAATTTAACCGGCTATGAAAATTTGCAACTCATGCAAAAGATCTTAGGGTTTCCAGCGATTAATATTGAACGGACACTTAAGAGGGTTGGATTGTTTGAGGCAAAGGATAAACTGCTCAAACAGTATTCTTTGGGAATGAAGCAAAGATTAGGGTTGGCACTAGCATTAGTAAAAGATCCAGAAGTCCTTATCTTAGATGAACCAACGAATGGACTGGATCCATCAGGTGTGCATGAAATAAGAGAACTTATTAAACAGTTATCGAAAGAGCACAACGTTACTATATTGCTGTCCAGTCATATCTTATCTGAAATTGAACAAACAGCTGATCGTGTGGGCATCATCAATCATGGTGAGATTATTTATGAGAATGCTATAGAAACAATCGATAAGAAACAGTGGGTGACAATAAAGGGGGAGTTTTCAGCGCGAGAGGTACTAGAGGATGCTGTGAGACAATTTAGTGAAGACATAAGTATCCAGTCATTCCGTAACGATGAAGTGACGCTATCAAAGATGAGCCAAGAAATTGCCGGGAAATTGTTAAAACATCTGATATCAGAAGGATTGTTTATTTACGAATTTAAATATGAATCCGAAAATTTAGAAGCTATTTTCTTAAGACTGACGAAGGGAGAAGCGATCAATGAACAAACTATCAGTTGAGTATTTTAAAGCCAAACGAACCTATTCATATGTGGGTATAGGAATGATTTATCTATTATTAAGCACGTGGCTATTCATGGCACTTAGGCAGGATGCTCATTTAGAAGCGGGGGAGTTTATCTATACTAGTTTTATGATAAGTGGTTTTTTTTCACCTATAGCGATGTCAGTCCTGTGTTCGCGGTTGACAAGTCATGAACACGCTGGGAGCACGTTTAGCTTATTAAAGTCAAGCGGTCTAACAATCGGGCAAATTTATAAATGGAAAGTATTATATGCCCATCTGATTGCTAGTGGAATGAATGGCTTATTCCTGCTTGGATGCATTATGTTTAGCTTGTCAAAGGGAGTAGCATTATCTAGTGCGTACTGGCTATACTTCTGGTGTGCCATCGAATTGGTGTCAGGTGTATTC
Coding sequences:
- a CDS encoding ATP-binding cassette domain-containing protein; the encoded protein is MQHIIEINSLKKTYNGKVAINVQNIHIKKGEIYGFLGPNGAGKSTMMKILLSLVKPDDSHVTIFGQQLGTQTDYLNKIGSLIEEPSYYPNLTGYENLQLMQKILGFPAINIERTLKRVGLFEAKDKLLKQYSLGMKQRLGLALALVKDPEVLILDEPTNGLDPSGVHEIRELIKQLSKEHNVTILLSSHILSEIEQTADRVGIINHGEIIYENAIETIDKKQWVTIKGEFSAREVLEDAVRQFSEDISIQSFRNDEVTLSKMSQEIAGKLLKHLISEGLFIYEFKYESENLEAIFLRLTKGEAINEQTIS